The following coding sequences lie in one Isoptericola variabilis 225 genomic window:
- a CDS encoding F0F1 ATP synthase subunit gamma, with product MAGGSQRVYKQRIKSTQSLKKMFRAQELIAASRIGKARARTAAATPYERAITRAVSAVATHSSTNHPLTSERDDTNRVAVLVIGADRGQAGAYSASLVRETEKLVAQLRAEGKEVSLYATGRRAIAFYRYRKRELAAEWSYGSENPQVDVATEVADTMLGAFLAPAEEGGVAELHVVYTQFVNMVTQRPRVVRMLPLEVVEGVAVPGEHQALPLYDFEPSPEVVLDALLPRYVRSRIFAFMLDAAASELAARQRAMHTATDNAEDLIRTYTRLANQARQADITQEISEIVSGADALAAS from the coding sequence ATGGCCGGAGGATCCCAGCGCGTCTACAAGCAGCGGATCAAGTCGACGCAGTCGCTGAAGAAGATGTTCCGCGCGCAGGAGCTGATCGCGGCGTCCCGCATCGGCAAGGCGCGGGCGCGCACGGCGGCGGCCACCCCGTACGAGCGGGCGATCACGCGTGCGGTGTCGGCCGTGGCGACGCACTCGTCGACGAACCATCCGCTGACGAGCGAGCGCGACGACACCAACCGCGTGGCGGTGCTGGTCATCGGCGCCGACCGCGGCCAGGCGGGCGCGTACTCGGCGTCGCTGGTCCGCGAGACCGAGAAGCTCGTCGCGCAGCTGCGCGCCGAGGGCAAGGAGGTCAGCCTCTACGCCACCGGTCGCCGGGCGATCGCGTTCTACCGCTACCGCAAGCGCGAGCTCGCGGCCGAGTGGTCGTACGGGTCGGAGAACCCGCAGGTCGACGTCGCGACCGAGGTCGCCGACACGATGCTGGGCGCGTTCCTCGCCCCGGCGGAGGAGGGCGGCGTCGCCGAGCTGCACGTCGTGTACACGCAGTTCGTCAACATGGTGACGCAGCGCCCGCGGGTCGTGCGGATGCTGCCGCTCGAGGTCGTGGAGGGCGTGGCCGTCCCCGGCGAGCACCAGGCCCTGCCGCTGTACGACTTCGAGCCCTCCCCGGAGGTCGTGCTCGACGCCCTGCTCCCGCGCTACGTGCGCAGCCGCATCTTCGCGTTCATGCTCGACGCCGCGGCGTCCGAGCTGGCTGCCCGCCAGCGCGCGATGCACACGGCGACCGACAACGCCGAGGACCTGATCCGCACCTACACGCGCCTGGCCAACCAGGCCCGCCAGGCGGACATCACCCAGGAGATCAGCGAGATCGTCTCGGGTGCCGACGCCCTCGCGGCATCGTGA
- a CDS encoding glycoside hydrolase family 3 C-terminal domain-containing protein has product MATLPYRLAATVTLARAPSNRFDHTSVTDTGRQAHERSTVSLEVHDDVTDLGPDAPLRRRAEHLLARLSPEERLAMLHQAAPAVERLGLASFRTGTEALHGVAWLGTATVFPQPVGLAATWDVELLRRVGDAVATEVRAKHAADPTVSLNVWAPVVNPLRHPAWGRTEEGWSEDPHLTARLAGAYAHGLRGDHPRVWKTVPTLKHYLAYGNETDRAVTSSNLSLRTLHEFELPAYRGPVEAGVVGAVMPSYNLVDGRPNHVARELLDELRSWAPGSIAVVSDAAAPTNLVVGERYFPDHATSHAAALRAGVDSFTDNDADAGPTTARLTGALARGLLTQDDVDRAVLRLLELRLRTGELDGDADPYRGIGPDAIDLPAHRALAREAVARSVVVLRNDGVLPLSAPTRVAVVGPLADRMLTDWYSGTPPYAVGVGTALAERLGDAHVEVVTGADTVALRSTSAHAYLAVSDAGEAGAVVAASEPTASPATHLEVTDWGDGLLTLRSCLTGRLLTGAGWIVRAEADRVGGWVVQESFRRHQHADGTWSLQHVGSGRWLRVQHGSGSLVADALTADDAERLVWRTVRAGLPAVADAAARADVVVVTVGNDPHLSGRETEDRPHLDVPQAAVEVWRAARDACDRSVLAVVSSYPYVLGPELADAGAVVWTSHGGQELGHGLVDVLVGDAEPTGRLAQSWPARAEDAGDLLDYDVAAQGATYRHATAEAAFAFGHGLTYTTVEYEAVVANPASVDAPAPTHRHPALGDSGTASRVDVTVTVRNSGPRPAEELVQVYALAPQDLPLPPARRLLVAFERVRLEPGERREVRLSFDVARLAVWDPAARAAEPGPDDWLHAGALRVQPGEYVVAAGPSSADLPVRAALRVAGPPAPARRAAGTVVPAHASHAAHGVVPGDRTRERGAALDVAAGSTTGWARYDGLDLAGVEALELLVACERPVHGRITVVWRATGDDGGAWRPLSAPVRAHAAGGHDARYDWRPVRTDLVEVPDGVVDLRVDLPIGVRLAELRFVTASG; this is encoded by the coding sequence ATGGCCACCCTGCCGTATCGTCTCGCGGCAACGGTGACGCTCGCGCGGGCGCCGTCGAACCGTTTCGACCATACATCCGTCACGGACACGGGCCGCCAGGCCCACGAGAGGAGCACCGTGTCCCTCGAGGTGCACGACGACGTGACCGACCTCGGCCCCGACGCACCGCTGCGCCGTCGGGCCGAGCATCTTCTCGCTCGGCTGAGCCCCGAGGAACGGCTCGCGATGCTGCACCAGGCGGCGCCCGCGGTCGAGCGCCTGGGCCTGGCGTCGTTCCGCACGGGCACCGAGGCGCTCCACGGCGTCGCGTGGCTCGGCACGGCGACCGTCTTCCCGCAGCCCGTCGGCCTCGCCGCGACGTGGGACGTCGAACTCCTGCGGCGCGTCGGGGACGCGGTCGCGACCGAGGTGCGGGCGAAGCACGCCGCCGACCCCACGGTCAGCCTCAACGTCTGGGCACCGGTCGTCAACCCGCTGCGCCACCCGGCCTGGGGGCGGACCGAGGAGGGCTGGTCCGAGGACCCGCACCTCACCGCCCGGCTCGCCGGCGCCTACGCGCACGGGCTGCGCGGCGACCACCCGCGGGTGTGGAAGACCGTGCCGACGCTCAAGCACTACCTCGCGTACGGCAACGAGACCGACCGCGCCGTCACGAGCTCCAACCTCTCGCTGCGGACGCTCCACGAGTTCGAGCTGCCCGCGTACCGAGGCCCCGTGGAGGCGGGGGTCGTCGGTGCGGTCATGCCGTCCTACAACCTGGTGGACGGTCGGCCCAACCACGTGGCTCGCGAGCTGCTCGACGAGCTCCGGTCCTGGGCACCCGGCTCGATCGCGGTCGTGTCGGACGCCGCCGCGCCCACCAACCTCGTGGTCGGCGAGCGCTACTTCCCCGACCACGCGACGTCGCACGCCGCCGCGCTGCGCGCCGGCGTCGACTCGTTCACCGACAACGACGCGGACGCCGGCCCGACGACGGCACGCCTCACCGGGGCCCTCGCGCGCGGGCTGCTCACCCAGGACGACGTCGACCGGGCGGTGCTGCGCCTGCTCGAGCTGCGCCTGCGGACCGGGGAGCTCGACGGGGACGCCGACCCCTACCGCGGCATCGGGCCCGACGCGATCGACCTGCCGGCCCACCGGGCGCTCGCCCGCGAGGCCGTCGCGCGCTCGGTCGTCGTGCTGCGCAACGACGGCGTCCTGCCGCTCTCGGCGCCCACGCGCGTCGCCGTCGTCGGACCGCTCGCGGACCGCATGCTGACCGACTGGTACTCGGGGACCCCGCCGTACGCGGTGGGCGTCGGCACGGCGCTGGCCGAGCGCCTGGGCGACGCGCACGTCGAGGTCGTCACGGGCGCCGACACGGTGGCGCTGCGGTCGACGAGCGCCCACGCCTACCTCGCGGTGTCCGACGCCGGCGAGGCGGGAGCCGTCGTCGCCGCGTCCGAGCCGACGGCGAGCCCGGCCACCCACCTCGAGGTGACCGACTGGGGCGACGGCCTGCTCACGCTGCGCTCGTGCCTGACCGGGCGTCTGCTCACGGGCGCCGGCTGGATCGTGCGGGCCGAGGCCGACCGGGTGGGCGGATGGGTCGTGCAGGAGAGCTTCCGCAGGCATCAGCACGCCGACGGCACGTGGTCGCTCCAGCACGTCGGGAGCGGCCGCTGGCTGCGTGTCCAGCACGGCTCCGGGTCGCTCGTGGCCGACGCCCTGACCGCCGACGACGCCGAGCGCCTCGTGTGGCGCACCGTGCGCGCCGGCCTGCCGGCGGTGGCGGACGCCGCCGCACGGGCGGACGTCGTGGTCGTCACGGTCGGGAACGACCCGCACCTGTCCGGCCGCGAGACCGAGGACCGGCCGCATCTCGACGTGCCCCAGGCGGCGGTCGAGGTCTGGCGCGCGGCCCGCGACGCCTGCGACCGCAGCGTCCTGGCCGTCGTCTCGAGCTACCCGTACGTGCTCGGGCCCGAGCTCGCCGACGCGGGGGCCGTCGTCTGGACGAGCCACGGCGGCCAGGAGCTCGGTCACGGGCTCGTCGACGTGCTGGTCGGCGACGCCGAACCGACCGGACGCCTGGCCCAGTCGTGGCCCGCACGCGCCGAGGACGCGGGGGATTTGCTCGACTACGACGTCGCGGCGCAGGGCGCAACCTACCGGCACGCGACCGCGGAGGCGGCGTTCGCGTTCGGCCACGGCCTCACGTACACGACGGTCGAGTACGAGGCGGTCGTCGCGAACCCGGCGAGCGTCGACGCGCCCGCGCCGACGCACCGGCACCCCGCCCTCGGGGACTCCGGCACGGCGAGCCGGGTGGACGTCACCGTGACGGTGCGCAACAGCGGGCCCCGGCCCGCGGAGGAGCTCGTGCAGGTCTACGCGCTCGCGCCGCAGGACCTTCCGCTGCCGCCCGCTCGCCGGCTGCTCGTCGCGTTCGAGCGTGTGCGCCTGGAGCCGGGCGAGCGCCGCGAGGTGCGGCTGTCGTTCGACGTCGCGCGGCTCGCGGTGTGGGACCCCGCCGCACGCGCGGCCGAGCCGGGGCCTGACGACTGGTTGCACGCCGGAGCGCTACGGGTCCAGCCGGGCGAGTACGTCGTGGCGGCCGGCCCGTCGTCCGCGGACCTCCCCGTGCGGGCTGCTCTGCGCGTCGCCGGCCCGCCGGCACCCGCTCGGCGGGCCGCAGGGACCGTCGTTCCGGCGCACGCGTCCCACGCGGCGCACGGAGTCGTGCCGGGCGACCGGACCCGAGAGCGCGGCGCGGCGCTGGACGTCGCGGCCGGCTCCACCACGGGCTGGGCGCGCTACGACGGCCTCGACCTCGCCGGCGTCGAGGCGCTCGAGCTGCTCGTGGCCTGCGAGCGCCCCGTCCACGGGCGGATCACCGTCGTCTGGCGGGCGACCGGCGACGACGGCGGCGCGTGGCGCCCTCTCTCCGCACCCGTCCGGGCGCACGCCGCGGGCGGGCACGACGCGAGGTACGACTGGCGGCCGGTCCGCACGGACCTCGTGGAGGTGCCCGACGGCGTGGTCGACCTTCGCGTCGACCTGCCGATCGGCGTGCGGCTCGCCGAGCTGCGCTTCGTCACGGCGAGCGGCTGA
- a CDS encoding extracellular solute-binding protein, with protein MKTQSSGSPAVTRRPIDRRSFLGLMGLGAAAIGMPSVLASCSSNGAVGAAGGGGAVSQGVLPNYVPIEYVAPDFPSVNGSTAGYAKIPAELVRAFSSPPGSGGRYTAMTPLWGTIPPTQGNQYYEAVSSALGTTIEFQISDGNTYGDKLAAVLASAKDVPDWVCIPSWNVPPRFGQAVESLFEDLTPYLAGDKIEKYKNLANIPTDAWRFCVFNDKLYGLPFPGEVITDAIFYRADIFAELGITEQPRSAAELLDLAREITDPSAQRWGTDDLWTAATMMFAVPPKWKVDDAGKLVHRVETEEYRAALEWQAQLFASGAVHPDAVADNAADAKQRFESGQTLIANDGVGGWHEALGRQLGSNPDYDQQPFEPIAHDGGTPRLFKGNPANIFSFIKKNEDKAKIEEMLAVADFLASPFGTEEYQLINFGVEGVHYELDADNLPVATELAATELQPTYIFLVDPPVVNSKVQYPGFVEDFCTWMADAAQYLEEPVFYGMQITEPSQFASLATPFPDLEKDIARGRKSMADLDEAVETWRSSGGEELRAFYQDILDQQ; from the coding sequence ATGAAGACGCAGTCGTCCGGATCTCCGGCGGTGACCCGCCGTCCGATCGACCGCCGGAGCTTCCTCGGGCTCATGGGACTCGGCGCGGCCGCGATCGGGATGCCGTCCGTGCTGGCCTCGTGCAGCAGCAACGGCGCGGTGGGGGCCGCGGGCGGCGGCGGCGCCGTCAGCCAGGGCGTCCTGCCCAACTACGTGCCGATCGAGTACGTCGCCCCCGACTTCCCGAGCGTGAACGGCTCGACCGCCGGCTACGCGAAGATTCCCGCCGAGCTCGTCAGGGCGTTCTCCAGCCCGCCCGGGTCGGGCGGACGCTACACGGCGATGACGCCGCTGTGGGGCACGATCCCGCCGACGCAGGGCAACCAGTACTACGAGGCGGTCAGCTCGGCGCTCGGCACGACGATCGAGTTCCAGATCTCCGACGGCAACACCTACGGCGACAAGCTCGCGGCGGTGCTCGCCTCGGCCAAGGACGTGCCGGACTGGGTCTGCATCCCGTCGTGGAACGTGCCGCCCCGCTTCGGCCAGGCGGTGGAGTCGCTGTTCGAGGACCTCACGCCGTACCTCGCGGGCGACAAGATCGAGAAGTACAAGAACCTCGCGAACATCCCGACGGACGCGTGGCGGTTCTGCGTCTTCAACGACAAGCTCTACGGGCTGCCGTTCCCGGGCGAGGTCATCACGGACGCGATCTTCTACCGGGCCGACATCTTCGCCGAGCTCGGCATCACGGAGCAGCCGCGGAGCGCGGCCGAGCTGCTGGACCTGGCCAGGGAGATCACCGACCCGTCGGCGCAGCGCTGGGGCACCGACGACCTGTGGACCGCCGCGACGATGATGTTCGCGGTCCCGCCGAAGTGGAAGGTCGACGACGCCGGGAAGCTCGTGCACCGCGTCGAGACCGAGGAGTACCGGGCGGCTCTCGAGTGGCAGGCCCAGCTGTTCGCCTCGGGCGCCGTGCACCCCGACGCCGTCGCGGACAACGCCGCCGACGCCAAGCAGCGCTTCGAGTCGGGCCAGACCCTCATCGCCAACGACGGCGTCGGCGGCTGGCACGAGGCGCTCGGTCGCCAGCTCGGCAGCAACCCCGACTACGACCAGCAGCCGTTCGAGCCGATCGCGCACGACGGCGGCACGCCGCGGCTCTTCAAGGGCAACCCGGCCAACATCTTCTCCTTCATCAAGAAGAACGAGGACAAGGCCAAGATCGAGGAGATGCTCGCCGTCGCGGACTTCCTCGCGTCGCCGTTCGGCACCGAGGAGTACCAGCTGATCAACTTCGGCGTCGAGGGCGTCCACTACGAGCTCGACGCCGACAACCTCCCCGTCGCGACCGAGCTCGCGGCGACCGAGCTCCAGCCGACGTACATCTTCCTCGTGGACCCGCCCGTCGTGAACTCGAAGGTGCAGTACCCCGGCTTCGTCGAGGACTTCTGCACCTGGATGGCCGACGCCGCCCAGTACCTCGAGGAGCCCGTCTTCTACGGCATGCAGATCACCGAGCCGAGCCAGTTCGCCTCGCTCGCGACGCCGTTCCCCGACCTCGAGAAGGACATCGCGCGCGGGCGCAAGTCCATGGCCGACCTCGACGAGGCCGTCGAGACGTGGCGCTCGTCGGGCGGCGAGGAGCTCCGCGCCTTCTACCAGGACATCCTGGACCAGCAGTGA
- a CDS encoding DUF2550 domain-containing protein has product MPFVAWAGIAVLVVLALIVATGASRLRTLSRRVGSFPCSARPAGNPQAAWSLGIAHYAVGRIEWWRCWSLSPRPTRTWLREELSITGRVPLDQAGQPDEYLVRCRYDGTDFELTMSSGAYAGLASWLEAAPPGRRDLVV; this is encoded by the coding sequence GTGCCGTTCGTCGCCTGGGCCGGGATCGCGGTCCTCGTCGTCCTGGCGCTGATCGTCGCGACCGGTGCGTCGCGGCTGCGGACGCTGTCGCGCCGGGTGGGCTCGTTCCCGTGCTCCGCCCGCCCGGCCGGCAACCCCCAGGCGGCGTGGTCGCTCGGCATCGCGCACTACGCGGTCGGGCGCATCGAGTGGTGGCGGTGCTGGTCGCTGTCGCCGCGCCCGACGCGCACCTGGCTGCGCGAGGAGCTGAGCATCACCGGCCGGGTCCCGCTGGACCAGGCGGGCCAGCCGGACGAGTACCTGGTCCGATGTCGGTACGACGGCACCGACTTCGAGCTCACGATGTCGTCGGGCGCGTACGCGGGCCTGGCGTCGTGGCTCGAGGCCGCGCCGCCCGGTCGTCGCGACCTCGTCGTCTGA
- the nucS gene encoding endonuclease NucS: MRLVVARCSARYTGRLTAHLPLATRLLVVKADGSVLLHSDGGSYKPLNWMSPPCALAVGEPDAEARERGVTQVWTVQHQKSDDRLEIELHEVQHDSSHDLGVDPGLVKDGVEAHLQELLAAQIELLGVGHSLVRREYMTAIGPVDILAKDADGGTVAVEIKRRGDIDGVEQLTRYLDLLNRDPLLAPVRGVFAAQEIKPQARVLATDRGIDCLVLDYDAMRGVDDVESRLF, encoded by the coding sequence GTGCGACTCGTCGTCGCCCGCTGCTCGGCCCGGTACACGGGCCGGCTCACCGCCCACCTGCCGCTCGCGACGCGGCTGCTCGTCGTCAAGGCCGACGGCAGCGTGCTGCTCCACTCGGACGGCGGCTCGTACAAGCCGCTGAACTGGATGAGCCCCCCGTGCGCCCTGGCGGTCGGGGAGCCCGACGCCGAGGCCCGCGAGCGCGGCGTCACGCAGGTGTGGACGGTCCAGCACCAGAAATCCGACGACCGCCTCGAGATCGAGCTGCACGAGGTCCAGCACGACTCGAGCCACGACCTCGGCGTCGACCCGGGTCTCGTCAAGGACGGCGTCGAGGCCCACCTGCAGGAGCTGCTCGCCGCGCAGATCGAGCTCCTCGGCGTCGGCCACTCGCTCGTGCGACGCGAGTACATGACGGCGATCGGCCCGGTCGACATCCTCGCCAAGGACGCCGACGGTGGCACGGTCGCGGTCGAGATCAAGCGGCGCGGCGACATCGACGGAGTCGAGCAGCTCACCCGGTATCTCGACCTGCTCAACCGCGACCCGTTGCTCGCCCCGGTCCGGGGCGTGTTCGCCGCCCAGGAGATCAAGCCGCAGGCGCGGGTGCTCGCGACCGACCGCGGCATCGACTGCCTGGTCCTCGACTACGACGCGATGCGCGGCGTCGACGACGTCGAGTCCCGCCTGTTCTGA
- a CDS encoding N-acetylglucosamine-6-phosphate deacetylase yields the protein MTGPDVVLRGRVATPDTLLDDGAVVVRGDRIAWVGPVAHAAAAGFPAVAGEPRPAPGTTLLPGLVDLHNHGGGGAGFPDVATRDEAMVAVLEHRRHGTTTLLASLVSADRATLLERAELLAGLADDGEIAGIHAEGPFLSHARRGAHSPAALVPGDAGLVRELAAAARGHLRTMTVAPEVEGVAGPGGAAEALVEAGAIPSLGHTDGTTEQAEELVAEVVAGLRAAAGPSAPPREMTATHLFNGMRPLHHRQPGPIAACLAAAARGEMVVELIADDVHLALATVRSVVRTLGADRVALVTDAMAAAGMADGAYELGPMAVTVRDGVARATDPDHPEGGAIAGGTAHLVDVVRATVAAGITLVDAVRSASWVPARVLGLDDVGGLVAGRRADVVVTDRDLRVQRVLRAGAGV from the coding sequence ATGACCGGACCTGACGTCGTGCTGCGCGGCCGCGTGGCGACCCCCGACACGCTGCTCGACGACGGCGCGGTCGTCGTGCGCGGCGACCGGATCGCCTGGGTGGGCCCGGTGGCACACGCCGCGGCGGCCGGGTTCCCCGCCGTCGCCGGCGAGCCCCGGCCGGCGCCGGGCACCACGCTGCTGCCGGGCCTGGTCGACCTGCACAACCACGGCGGCGGGGGAGCGGGCTTCCCGGACGTCGCCACGCGCGACGAGGCGATGGTCGCCGTGCTCGAGCACCGCCGGCACGGGACGACGACGCTGCTCGCCTCCCTCGTCTCGGCCGACCGCGCGACGCTCCTCGAGCGCGCCGAGCTGCTCGCCGGCCTCGCGGACGACGGCGAGATCGCCGGGATCCACGCCGAGGGGCCCTTCCTGTCGCACGCGCGCCGCGGCGCCCACAGCCCCGCGGCGCTCGTCCCCGGCGACGCCGGGCTCGTGCGCGAGCTCGCCGCCGCGGCCCGGGGGCACCTGCGGACCATGACGGTCGCCCCCGAGGTCGAGGGCGTCGCCGGACCGGGCGGCGCCGCGGAGGCGCTCGTCGAGGCGGGCGCGATCCCGTCGCTCGGCCACACCGACGGCACGACCGAGCAGGCCGAGGAGCTCGTCGCCGAGGTGGTCGCGGGCCTGCGCGCCGCGGCCGGACCGAGCGCCCCGCCACGCGAGATGACCGCGACCCACCTGTTCAACGGCATGCGGCCGCTGCACCACCGGCAGCCCGGCCCGATCGCCGCCTGCCTGGCCGCCGCGGCCCGGGGCGAGATGGTCGTCGAGCTCATCGCCGACGACGTCCACCTCGCGCTCGCCACCGTGCGCAGCGTCGTGCGCACGCTCGGCGCCGACCGCGTCGCGCTCGTGACCGACGCCATGGCCGCGGCGGGCATGGCCGACGGCGCGTACGAGCTGGGGCCGATGGCCGTCACCGTGCGCGACGGCGTCGCGCGCGCGACGGACCCCGACCACCCCGAGGGCGGCGCGATCGCCGGCGGCACCGCCCACCTCGTCGACGTCGTGCGCGCCACCGTCGCGGCCGGGATCACGCTCGTCGACGCGGTCCGCTCGGCGTCGTGGGTGCCCGCGCGCGTGCTCGGGCTCGACGACGTCGGCGGCCTCGTCGCGGGGCGGCGCGCCGACGTCGTCGTCACCGACCGTGACCTGCGCGTGCAGCGCGTGCTGCGGGCGGGCGCCGGCGTCTGA
- the atpD gene encoding F0F1 ATP synthase subunit beta — MTATTVEAPHGAAPTEPGTGRVARVIGPVVDIEFPEDAIPDIYNALTVDIDLSSQGESEKVFTLTLEVAQHLGDSLVRAIALKPTDGLVRGALVTDTGAPISVPVGDITKGHVFNVTGEVLNLKDGERFEVTERWPIHRKPPSFDQLESKTQMFETGIKVIDLLTPYVQGGKIGLFGGAGVGKTVLIQEMIQRVAQDHGGVSVFAGVGERTREGNDLIHEMEEAGVFDKTALVFGQMDEPPGTRLRVALSALTMAEYFRDVQKQDVLLFIDNIFRFTQAGSEVSTLLGRMPSAVGYQPNLADEMGILQERITSTRGHSITSLQAIYVPADDYTDPAPATTFAHLDATTELSREIASKGLYPAVDPLASTSRILDPRYVGQEHYDVATQVKSILQRNKELQDIIAILGVDELSEEDKTVVARARRIQQFLSQNTYMAEKFTGVPGSTVPLSETIEAFKKIAEGEFDHVAEQAFYNIGGLEDLERNWARIQKEYGA; from the coding sequence ATGACCGCCACCACCGTGGAAGCACCACACGGCGCGGCCCCGACCGAGCCGGGAACTGGCCGTGTCGCGCGCGTGATCGGCCCCGTCGTCGACATCGAGTTCCCCGAGGACGCGATCCCCGACATCTACAACGCCCTCACGGTCGACATCGACCTGTCGAGCCAGGGCGAGAGCGAGAAGGTCTTCACCCTGACCCTCGAGGTCGCGCAGCACCTGGGCGACTCGCTGGTCCGCGCCATCGCGCTCAAGCCGACCGACGGCCTCGTGCGCGGCGCCCTCGTCACCGACACCGGCGCGCCCATCAGCGTGCCCGTCGGCGACATCACCAAGGGCCACGTGTTCAACGTGACCGGTGAGGTCCTCAACCTCAAGGACGGCGAGCGCTTCGAGGTCACCGAGCGCTGGCCGATCCACCGCAAGCCCCCGTCGTTCGACCAGCTCGAGTCGAAGACCCAGATGTTCGAGACGGGCATCAAGGTCATCGACCTGCTCACCCCGTACGTGCAGGGTGGCAAGATCGGCCTCTTCGGTGGTGCGGGCGTCGGCAAGACGGTCCTCATCCAGGAGATGATCCAGCGCGTCGCCCAGGACCACGGCGGTGTGTCCGTGTTCGCGGGCGTCGGCGAGCGCACGCGTGAGGGCAACGACCTCATCCACGAGATGGAGGAGGCCGGCGTCTTCGACAAGACGGCGCTCGTCTTCGGCCAGATGGACGAGCCGCCGGGCACGCGTCTGCGCGTCGCCCTGTCCGCCCTGACGATGGCGGAGTACTTCCGCGACGTGCAGAAGCAGGACGTGCTGCTGTTCATCGACAACATCTTCCGCTTCACGCAGGCGGGCTCCGAGGTGTCGACCCTGCTCGGCCGCATGCCGTCCGCGGTGGGCTACCAGCCGAACCTCGCGGACGAGATGGGCATCCTGCAGGAGCGCATCACCTCGACGCGCGGTCACTCGATCACCTCGCTGCAGGCGATCTACGTGCCGGCCGACGACTACACCGACCCGGCGCCGGCGACGACGTTCGCCCACCTCGACGCGACCACGGAGCTCTCCCGCGAGATCGCCTCGAAGGGTCTGTACCCCGCGGTGGACCCGCTGGCCTCGACGTCGCGCATCCTCGACCCGCGCTACGTGGGCCAGGAGCACTACGACGTCGCGACGCAGGTCAAGTCGATCCTGCAGCGCAACAAGGAGCTCCAGGACATCATCGCGATCCTCGGTGTCGACGAGCTCTCGGAGGAGGACAAGACGGTCGTCGCGCGTGCGCGCCGCATCCAGCAGTTCCTCTCGCAGAACACCTACATGGCCGAGAAGTTCACGGGCGTGCCGGGTTCGACGGTGCCGCTGAGCGAGACCATCGAGGCGTTCAAGAAGATCGCCGAGGGCGAGTTCGACCACGTCGCCGAGCAGGCCTTCTACAACATCGGTGGCCTCGAGGACCTCGAGCGCAACTGGGCCCGCATCCAGAAGGAGTACGGGGCCTGA
- a CDS encoding F0F1 ATP synthase subunit epsilon, whose product MAELNVDLVAADRKVWSGAAREVSAPSVEGQIGILAGHTPLLAVLRPGTVKVSDAQGVAVEAHVTGGFVSVDDDLVTIVVDEISENAGSSALA is encoded by the coding sequence ATGGCAGAGCTGAACGTCGACCTCGTCGCGGCCGACCGCAAGGTCTGGTCGGGCGCGGCGCGCGAGGTGAGCGCCCCGTCCGTCGAGGGTCAGATCGGCATCCTCGCCGGCCACACGCCGCTCCTCGCGGTGCTGCGCCCGGGGACCGTCAAGGTCTCGGACGCGCAGGGCGTCGCCGTCGAGGCACACGTCACCGGCGGCTTCGTGTCCGTCGACGACGACCTCGTGACCATCGTGGTCGACGAGATCTCCGAGAACGCCGGCTCGTCCGCGCTGGCCTGA